One Nonomuraea angiospora DNA segment encodes these proteins:
- a CDS encoding zinc-dependent alcohol dehydrogenase: protein MRALVLTGPGKAEVQEVEPPVAAPGQVVVDVERAGVCGTDLELFTGEMSYLHTGRSWYPLRPGHEWCGRVSGVGEGVDPSWLGRRVTGDTMLGCGRCERCRTGRHHVCAELSEIGISLGRAGALAERLAVPVTALHALPDGMDLTLGALVEPGGNALRAVHGAGLRPGERLLVLGTGTIGLLAALFARSQGVEVHLLGRDLDGLRLARSLGFTGTWTRPSLPELRWDAVIDASNAPELPALALDLVEPAGRVVYIGLAGTPSTLDTRALLLKDVTAVGILGGSAGLAGTIAAYADGSVDARPLVAATIGLAETADVLAGHRPAGAGPGPKIHIDPRR from the coding sequence GTGCGCGCGCTGGTCCTGACCGGCCCGGGCAAGGCCGAGGTCCAGGAGGTCGAGCCGCCGGTCGCCGCGCCCGGGCAGGTGGTCGTGGACGTCGAGCGGGCCGGGGTGTGCGGCACCGACCTGGAGCTGTTCACCGGCGAGATGAGCTACCTGCACACCGGGCGGTCGTGGTATCCGCTGCGCCCCGGCCACGAGTGGTGCGGTCGCGTGAGCGGCGTGGGCGAGGGCGTGGACCCCAGCTGGCTGGGCCGCCGCGTCACCGGTGACACCATGCTGGGCTGCGGGCGCTGCGAGCGCTGCCGCACCGGCCGCCACCACGTCTGCGCCGAGCTGTCGGAGATCGGCATCAGCCTCGGCCGCGCCGGAGCGCTGGCCGAGCGGCTCGCCGTGCCGGTGACGGCGCTGCACGCGCTGCCAGACGGCATGGACCTCACGCTGGGCGCGCTGGTCGAGCCCGGCGGCAACGCGCTGCGCGCCGTCCACGGCGCGGGCCTGCGGCCCGGCGAGCGGCTGCTGGTCCTGGGCACGGGGACGATCGGCCTGCTGGCAGCGCTGTTCGCCCGCTCCCAGGGGGTCGAGGTCCACCTGCTGGGCCGCGACCTCGACGGGTTGCGCCTGGCCCGGTCCCTGGGCTTCACGGGCACGTGGACCCGGCCGTCGCTGCCGGAGCTGCGCTGGGACGCCGTCATCGACGCCTCCAACGCGCCCGAGCTGCCCGCGCTCGCGCTCGACCTCGTCGAACCGGCCGGGCGCGTGGTCTACATCGGCCTGGCCGGCACGCCGAGCACCCTCGACACCCGCGCGCTGCTCCTCAAGGACGTCACCGCCGTCGGCATCCTCGGGGGCTCGGCCGGCCTCGCGGGGACCATCGCCGCCTACGCCGACGGCTCGGTGGACGCCCGCCCGCTCGTGGCCGCCACGATCGGCCTGGCCGAGACCGCCGACGTCCTGGCCGGCCACCGCCCGGCCGGCGCCGGACCGGGCCCGAAGATCCACATCGATCCGCGCCGATGA
- a CDS encoding alpha-mannosidase has product MPRLHTRLGGVEVEAWTVPDDGEPVRARHALGLEPEPGRAAPGYRPFPLGAAWGEAWSTTWFRIRGTVEPGHAGPIDLVLDLGWFDHSVGGHCEGLVFTPDGTIVKGLHPRQSDIRLRGHGADLVEADGSFVLYVEAAANPLLLGLPPFVVTEHGEKGAQEPFEQFRLRRAEIAAFSPEIHALCCDLDVAGGLAAELSADEPRHWRLLRAIEEALDVYDEADAEASAGRARAILAPVLATPAHASAHRITAVGHAHMDTAWLWPLRETVRKLARTVSNALALLDADPGLVYTMSAAQHFSWLEEHYPELFARVRRYVEQGRFVPVGGMWVEADGVIPTGESMVRQLTYGKRYFLSRFGREPREMWLPDSFGYSGALPQMARRAGSRWFLTQKISWNDTTVFPHHSFWWEGIDGTRVFTHFPPAETYAAEVTARELHHAVATFKDKAIASHSLLPYGYGDGGGGPTREMAERLRRFADLEGAPRVISRTPAEFFEEAESELREAGALEPVYRGELYLELHRGTLTSQAAMKRHNRRCESLLRAAEYLSAAASALRGAPYPREDLDEIWRTVLLHQFHDILPGTSISWVHREARDTYQAVEERLHDLIKRAGAALGDEQAGGGLPPFTTPARPGAAPAVVEVADGEDGATVLDDGLLRVVVDGGGHVVSLLDLRGGREVVPPGRRLNELQLFRDEPVRWDAWDVDRHVLRHPRALDDVTSRRVVRSGPDAGVEVVRRTGASTITLTMWLRAGTGRFETECAVDWQERERLLKVAVPVRVLARTARFETQYGYVERPLVTNTATEEAMFEAAMHRYVHVDDGDFGLAIVNDTMYGADARADGDSTVVRLSLLRGARFPDPRADLGTHTFRWAVLPGADVPAAVEAAYAFNAPDLAGLPAPLVRLELLTGHALVDWVKQADDGSGDLVVRVYETRGGRASARLRCHEELGARAVVWETDLLERELGADEDLPVALGPAGERRPVGEARLDLGPFQVATLRIATHASLKEDVQ; this is encoded by the coding sequence ATGCCCCGCCTCCACACCCGGCTGGGCGGTGTCGAGGTCGAGGCCTGGACGGTCCCGGACGACGGCGAGCCGGTGCGCGCCCGCCACGCCCTCGGGCTCGAACCCGAACCCGGCCGGGCCGCCCCCGGCTACCGCCCCTTCCCCCTTGGCGCGGCCTGGGGCGAGGCCTGGTCCACGACCTGGTTCCGGATCCGGGGCACGGTCGAGCCGGGCCACGCCGGGCCGATCGACCTGGTGCTGGACCTGGGCTGGTTCGACCACTCCGTGGGCGGTCACTGCGAGGGCCTGGTCTTCACCCCGGACGGGACGATCGTCAAGGGCCTGCACCCCCGCCAGTCCGACATCCGGTTACGGGGCCACGGGGCCGATCTGGTCGAAGCCGACGGCTCGTTCGTGCTGTACGTCGAGGCGGCGGCCAACCCCCTGCTGCTCGGCCTGCCGCCCTTCGTCGTCACCGAGCACGGCGAGAAGGGCGCGCAGGAGCCGTTCGAGCAGTTCAGGCTGCGCCGCGCGGAGATCGCCGCGTTCTCGCCCGAGATCCACGCGCTGTGCTGCGACCTCGACGTGGCCGGCGGCCTGGCCGCCGAGCTGAGCGCGGACGAGCCGCGCCACTGGCGGCTGCTGCGCGCGATCGAGGAGGCCCTGGACGTCTACGACGAGGCGGACGCCGAGGCGAGCGCCGGGCGGGCGCGCGCGATCCTCGCTCCCGTCCTGGCCACGCCGGCGCACGCCAGCGCCCACCGGATCACCGCCGTCGGGCACGCGCACATGGACACGGCGTGGCTGTGGCCGCTGCGCGAGACGGTCCGCAAGCTCGCCCGTACGGTCTCCAACGCGCTCGCCCTCCTCGACGCCGACCCCGGCCTAGTGTACACGATGTCGGCGGCCCAGCACTTCAGCTGGCTCGAAGAGCACTATCCGGAGCTGTTCGCCCGGGTGCGGCGCTATGTCGAGCAGGGCCGGTTCGTGCCCGTCGGCGGCATGTGGGTGGAGGCCGACGGCGTCATCCCCACCGGCGAGTCGATGGTGCGCCAGCTGACCTACGGCAAGCGCTACTTCCTGAGCCGCTTCGGCCGCGAGCCCCGTGAGATGTGGCTGCCCGACTCCTTCGGCTACTCGGGCGCCCTGCCGCAGATGGCCCGCCGGGCCGGGTCCCGCTGGTTCCTGACGCAGAAGATCTCCTGGAACGACACCACGGTCTTCCCGCACCACTCCTTCTGGTGGGAGGGCATCGACGGCACCCGCGTCTTCACCCACTTCCCGCCCGCGGAGACCTACGCCGCCGAGGTGACCGCCCGCGAGCTCCATCACGCGGTCGCGACGTTCAAGGACAAGGCGATCGCCTCCCATTCGCTGCTCCCGTACGGCTACGGCGACGGGGGCGGCGGCCCCACCCGGGAGATGGCCGAGCGGCTGCGCCGCTTCGCCGACCTGGAGGGGGCGCCACGCGTGATCTCCAGGACCCCGGCGGAGTTCTTCGAGGAGGCCGAGTCCGAGCTGCGCGAGGCCGGGGCGCTGGAGCCGGTCTACCGGGGCGAGCTCTACCTGGAGCTGCATCGCGGCACGCTGACCTCGCAGGCGGCCATGAAGCGGCACAACCGGCGCTGCGAGTCGCTGCTGCGGGCGGCCGAATACCTCAGCGCGGCGGCGAGCGCGCTGCGCGGGGCGCCGTACCCGCGCGAGGACCTCGACGAGATCTGGCGCACCGTGCTGCTGCACCAGTTCCACGACATCCTCCCGGGTACGTCGATCAGCTGGGTGCACCGCGAGGCCCGCGACACCTATCAGGCGGTCGAGGAGCGCCTGCACGATCTGATCAAGCGGGCCGGCGCGGCGCTCGGCGACGAGCAGGCCGGGGGCGGGCTGCCCCCGTTCACCACGCCGGCGCGGCCCGGTGCGGCCCCAGCCGTGGTCGAGGTCGCCGACGGCGAGGACGGCGCCACCGTGCTGGACGACGGCCTGCTGCGGGTCGTGGTGGACGGCGGCGGCCACGTCGTCTCCCTCCTCGACCTGCGCGGCGGCCGGGAGGTCGTCCCGCCCGGCCGGCGCCTCAACGAGCTGCAGCTCTTCCGCGACGAGCCGGTGCGCTGGGACGCCTGGGACGTGGACCGCCACGTGCTGCGCCACCCCCGGGCGCTCGACGACGTCACCAGCCGCAGGGTGGTCCGCAGCGGGCCCGACGCCGGTGTGGAGGTGGTCCGCCGGACCGGCGCGTCCACGATCACGCTGACCATGTGGCTGCGGGCCGGCACCGGGCGGTTCGAGACCGAGTGCGCCGTGGACTGGCAGGAGCGCGAACGCCTGCTGAAGGTCGCCGTCCCGGTGCGGGTCCTGGCGCGGACCGCGCGCTTCGAGACCCAGTACGGCTACGTCGAACGCCCGCTGGTGACCAACACCGCGACCGAGGAGGCGATGTTCGAGGCCGCGATGCACCGCTACGTGCACGTGGACGACGGCGACTTCGGCCTCGCGATCGTCAACGACACGATGTACGGGGCCGACGCCCGCGCCGACGGCGACTCCACCGTCGTCCGGCTCTCCCTGCTGCGGGGCGCGCGCTTCCCCGACCCCCGCGCCGACCTCGGCACGCACACCTTCCGCTGGGCGGTGCTGCCCGGCGCGGACGTGCCGGCCGCGGTCGAGGCCGCGTACGCGTTCAACGCGCCCGACCTGGCCGGGCTGCCCGCGCCGCTGGTCCGGCTGGAGCTCCTCACGGGTCACGCCCTCGTCGACTGGGTGAAGCAGGCCGACGACGGCTCCGGCGACCTGGTCGTACGCGTGTACGAGACGCGGGGCGGACGGGCGAGCGCCCGGCTGCGCTGCCACGAGGAGCTGGGCGCGCGGGCCGTCGTGTGGGAGACCGACCTGCTCGAACGGGAGCTCGGCGCGGACGAGGACCTGCCCGTGGCCCTGGGCCCGGCGGGCGAGCGCCGTCCCGTGGGCGAGGCGCGGCTGGACCTCGGCCCCTTCCAGGTGGCGACCCTGCGGATCGCCACTCATGCATCACTCAAGGAGGACGTCCAATGA
- a CDS encoding aminotransferase class IV family protein, with product MFAAQRNGHPATAEELAPLAFAGYAHFTAMQVRAGRVRGLDLHLERLRHASMELFGQAVPDDRVRSYLRAALRAGPADVSLTATVHSPAGEFTVTGGEPEVLVRTGPAASGPAGPLTLAAVEHERFLPAVKHVGEVAKTYVLRQAAGQGFDDAAFVDRRGRLSEGTIWNLAFWDGTAVVWPVAEMLTGTTMAVVRRQLDRLGVPQRAQEITLDDLPALAGAVVMNSWTPGVPVHRIGSVPLPQAEPFVRLLHRAYEAESPTAP from the coding sequence ATGTTTGCCGCTCAACGCAACGGCCATCCCGCGACCGCCGAGGAGCTGGCGCCGCTCGCCTTCGCGGGCTACGCCCATTTCACCGCCATGCAGGTGCGCGCAGGCCGGGTCCGCGGCCTCGACCTCCATCTGGAACGGCTGCGGCACGCCTCGATGGAGTTGTTCGGGCAGGCGGTGCCCGACGATCGGGTGCGCTCCTACCTGCGGGCGGCGCTGCGGGCCGGGCCGGCCGACGTCTCGCTGACGGCCACGGTGCATTCACCGGCGGGCGAGTTCACCGTGACCGGCGGGGAGCCCGAGGTGCTGGTCCGTACGGGGCCGGCCGCCTCCGGTCCGGCGGGCCCGCTGACGCTGGCGGCGGTCGAGCACGAACGCTTCCTGCCCGCCGTCAAGCACGTCGGCGAGGTGGCCAAGACGTACGTCCTGCGCCAGGCCGCCGGCCAGGGCTTCGACGACGCCGCCTTCGTCGACCGCCGCGGCCGGCTCAGCGAGGGCACGATCTGGAACCTGGCCTTCTGGGACGGCACCGCCGTGGTGTGGCCGGTGGCCGAAATGCTGACCGGGACCACCATGGCCGTCGTCCGCCGGCAACTCGACCGCCTCGGCGTCCCCCAGCGCGCCCAGGAGATCACCCTCGACGACCTGCCCGCCCTGGCCGGGGCCGTGGTCATGAACTCGTGGACGCCGGGCGTGCCCGTCCACCGGATCGGCTCCGTCCCCCTGCCGCAGGCAGAGCCCTTCGTACGGCTGCTGCACCGCGCCTACGAGGCCGAATCGCCGACCGCCCCCTGA
- a CDS encoding asparagine synthase-related protein — MPPETIDTDEWAGAGAALLAWSNEEGADGRPPLIVRDGRGGLVVSGTLAAQRDARRLAQAPGLTEVMADLSGCFSAIRVADEEIQAATASTRAHSVFHAENDDVHVVGNRALHVHLVANGGNVAWHELALQTMVRQGYFLSDETPYRGVTALGPSAVITVKDGRRSVATRPLPQARPVPDSARARRRAITRLSDALVAAVEPLRAVSEPVNLALTGGRDSRLMAALLHAGRVPFRATTNGLDTHPDVIIAGAIAARLGIQHTVIPPVQTEAKDAVLVPHPSARTYEVVRACEGMTSAYESIVDYRPYSTMPTMSGQSGEILRGGFLYSQGQTTDKAMRRRVSDFFLKNEPMFTDEANEHARELAQPWLRRVGENPWEVLDHLYVTYRVGRWHAAARVGSLRRGDPVQPFLDNRVVVEALSLDQRWRHSEEVVYELISRLAPGLQKIELEGKPWRFRAGEADKPRRWWQRKPPAATPASPAPQRGNNWNWRTSPGPRLSALLAEFVLERADALAPLVRGDELKAFFSEPVVKQPALAWNLYTVAALLTGVFPGEPPADTDPVRIEIPQM; from the coding sequence GTGCCGCCGGAAACCATCGACACCGACGAATGGGCCGGCGCCGGCGCCGCGCTGCTCGCCTGGTCCAATGAGGAAGGGGCCGATGGGCGCCCGCCGCTCATCGTGCGGGACGGCCGTGGCGGCCTCGTCGTGAGCGGCACGCTCGCCGCGCAGCGGGACGCGCGACGTCTCGCACAAGCTCCCGGGCTGACCGAGGTGATGGCGGATCTCTCCGGTTGTTTCTCCGCGATCCGGGTGGCGGATGAGGAAATTCAGGCCGCCACCGCGAGCACCCGGGCCCATTCCGTTTTCCACGCCGAGAACGACGACGTGCACGTGGTGGGAAACCGTGCCCTGCACGTTCACCTCGTGGCGAACGGGGGAAATGTCGCCTGGCACGAGCTCGCCCTGCAGACCATGGTCCGCCAGGGATACTTCTTGTCCGACGAGACTCCTTACCGGGGGGTGACGGCGCTCGGGCCGTCCGCCGTCATCACGGTCAAGGACGGCCGCAGGAGCGTCGCCACGCGTCCGCTGCCGCAGGCGCGGCCGGTGCCGGACTCGGCGAGGGCCAGGCGCAGGGCGATCACGCGGCTGAGTGACGCCCTCGTCGCCGCCGTCGAGCCGCTGCGGGCCGTCTCCGAGCCGGTGAACCTGGCGCTGACGGGCGGGCGCGACAGCCGCCTGATGGCCGCGCTGCTGCACGCGGGCCGCGTCCCTTTCCGGGCGACGACCAACGGGCTCGACACGCACCCGGACGTGATCATCGCGGGCGCGATCGCCGCCCGGCTGGGCATTCAGCACACGGTCATCCCGCCCGTACAGACCGAGGCGAAGGACGCCGTCCTCGTGCCGCACCCGAGCGCGCGCACGTATGAGGTCGTCCGCGCCTGCGAAGGCATGACCTCCGCGTACGAGAGCATCGTGGACTACCGTCCCTACTCCACGATGCCGACGATGTCCGGGCAGAGCGGCGAGATCCTCAGGGGCGGTTTCCTCTACAGCCAGGGGCAGACCACCGACAAGGCGATGCGCCGCAGGGTCAGCGACTTCTTCCTCAAGAACGAGCCGATGTTCACCGACGAGGCGAACGAGCACGCCCGCGAGCTGGCGCAGCCGTGGCTGCGCCGGGTCGGCGAGAATCCGTGGGAGGTGCTCGACCACCTGTATGTCACCTACCGGGTGGGGCGCTGGCACGCCGCGGCGCGGGTCGGGTCGCTGCGGCGTGGGGATCCGGTGCAGCCGTTCCTCGACAACCGCGTGGTGGTCGAGGCGCTGTCGCTCGATCAGCGATGGCGCCACTCGGAGGAGGTCGTCTACGAGCTGATCAGCCGGCTGGCTCCCGGGCTGCAGAAGATCGAGCTGGAGGGCAAGCCCTGGCGGTTCCGGGCCGGGGAGGCGGACAAGCCGCGCCGGTGGTGGCAGCGGAAGCCGCCCGCGGCGACCCCGGCCTCGCCCGCCCCGCAGCGCGGGAACAACTGGAACTGGCGCACCAGCCCGGGGCCCCGGCTTTCCGCGCTGCTCGCGGAGTTCGTGCTCGAACGCGCCGACGCCCTGGCTCCCCTCGTACGCGGTGACGAGCTGAAGGCCTTCTTCTCCGAGCCCGTGGTGAAGCAGCCCGCGCTGGCCTGGAACCTCTACACGGTCGCCGCCCTGCTCACCGGGGTCTTCCCAGGAGAGCCCCCGGCGGACACGGATCCGGTGCGCATCGAGATCCCGCAGATGTAG
- a CDS encoding extracellular solute-binding protein → MRTRTCVAALALGSLLLSGCGDGGATPQAAGGAPTGSIKFQTWNLKNEKFTPYFTELIAAFEKEHPGTKIAWVDQPAEGYQDKLSADAAAGALPDVVDMGPEAAYTLAQAGVLLDLNKADPQAKGQYLDKAWQAMTFSGLGGGTYGYPWYLNTGPAFFNTALFKKCGLDPAKLPATYDELFDQAEAMAKNCSDVSMIARMPAIEMFGEYGVPLMDTTGKKFTYNDAKGAEFVERFRKLFASKGLTQEALNNLQTKEVEEFKAGRLAYLSGSSYTLNDLKDTAPEIYKTLGIGPRISNAAPNMYIESLVVNAAGKNQPLATAFAKYVTNAANQLAFAKKASVFPSSAGSMDDEYFTKDDGDPATKVRLESAAQVKKAVVWWPPAFSGSADADTLREQIAQALLGKKTVQQALDESVKYSNDRLAAHG, encoded by the coding sequence ATGAGAACACGGACCTGCGTCGCGGCGCTGGCCCTGGGATCGCTGCTGCTGTCCGGGTGCGGTGACGGCGGGGCGACGCCGCAGGCCGCGGGCGGCGCGCCGACCGGATCGATCAAGTTCCAGACGTGGAACCTGAAGAACGAGAAGTTCACCCCGTACTTCACCGAGCTGATCGCGGCCTTCGAGAAGGAGCACCCGGGCACGAAGATCGCCTGGGTGGACCAGCCCGCCGAGGGCTACCAGGACAAGCTGTCGGCCGACGCCGCGGCGGGGGCGCTGCCCGACGTCGTGGACATGGGCCCGGAGGCCGCGTACACGCTGGCCCAGGCCGGGGTCCTGCTCGACCTCAACAAGGCCGACCCCCAGGCCAAGGGCCAGTACCTGGACAAGGCGTGGCAGGCGATGACGTTCAGCGGGCTCGGCGGCGGGACCTACGGCTACCCGTGGTACCTCAACACCGGGCCGGCGTTCTTCAACACCGCGCTGTTCAAGAAGTGCGGTCTCGACCCGGCCAAGCTGCCCGCCACCTACGACGAGCTGTTCGACCAGGCCGAGGCCATGGCCAAGAACTGCTCCGACGTGTCGATGATCGCCCGGATGCCCGCCATCGAGATGTTCGGCGAGTACGGCGTGCCGCTCATGGACACCACGGGCAAGAAGTTCACCTACAACGACGCCAAGGGCGCGGAGTTCGTCGAGCGCTTCCGCAAGCTGTTCGCCAGCAAGGGCCTGACCCAGGAGGCGCTGAACAACCTGCAGACGAAGGAGGTCGAGGAGTTCAAGGCCGGGCGGCTGGCGTACCTGTCGGGCAGCTCCTACACCCTCAACGACCTCAAGGACACCGCGCCCGAGATCTACAAGACGCTCGGGATCGGGCCGCGGATCAGCAACGCCGCCCCCAACATGTACATCGAGTCGCTCGTCGTGAACGCCGCCGGCAAGAACCAGCCGCTGGCCACGGCCTTCGCCAAGTACGTCACCAACGCCGCCAACCAGCTCGCCTTCGCCAAGAAGGCCTCGGTGTTCCCCTCGTCGGCCGGGTCGATGGACGACGAGTACTTCACCAAGGACGACGGCGACCCCGCCACGAAGGTGCGCCTGGAGAGCGCCGCCCAGGTCAAGAAGGCGGTCGTGTGGTGGCCTCCGGCGTTCTCCGGCTCGGCCGACGCCGACACGCTGCGCGAGCAGATCGCCCAGGCGCTGCTCGGCAAGAAGACGGTGCAGCAGGCGCTGGACGAGTCGGTCAAGTACTCCAACGACCGGCTGGCCGCGCACGGATGA
- a CDS encoding LacI family DNA-binding transcriptional regulator, with protein MPPNDQVPPQDSDGPPEPPEPLGGAAGGAAPARLRSTDIARLAGVSVSAVSLAFNARPGISDATRKRILQVAEELNWRPHRAARALKGANNDVAGIVIARPARTLGVEPFFAHFLSGLQSRLSNEGIATQLLIVEDTEAEVAVYRRWAAENRVDGLVLLDLTVDDVRPRLLADLRVPAVILGGHGAPLPLTSVWVDDHAAMTRILEYLAGLGHRFIGHVSGIPSYQHTRRRLRAIGDARESLGIDIASVATDYSDTQGASATRRLLEASPRCTAIIYDSDVMAGAGLGVATEMGVPVPGEVSIVSFDDSILTHLPHPPITALTRDTYALGTLTATELLHTMAERPEPRAVQAPTPELVVRGSTAPPPGA; from the coding sequence ATGCCGCCGAACGACCAGGTTCCGCCTCAGGACTCAGACGGTCCGCCTGAGCCTCCCGAGCCTCTGGGGGGCGCGGCGGGGGGCGCGGCGCCGGCCCGGCTGAGGAGCACCGACATCGCGCGGCTGGCGGGGGTCTCGGTGTCGGCGGTGTCGCTGGCGTTCAACGCCCGCCCCGGCATCAGCGACGCCACGCGCAAGCGCATCCTCCAGGTCGCCGAGGAGCTCAACTGGCGCCCGCACCGCGCCGCCCGCGCCCTCAAGGGGGCCAACAACGACGTGGCCGGCATCGTCATCGCCCGTCCGGCCCGCACGCTCGGCGTCGAGCCGTTCTTCGCCCACTTCCTGTCCGGCCTGCAGTCGCGCCTGTCCAACGAGGGGATCGCCACCCAGCTCCTCATCGTCGAGGACACCGAGGCGGAGGTGGCGGTCTACCGCCGCTGGGCCGCCGAGAACCGGGTCGACGGGCTCGTGCTGCTGGACCTCACGGTCGACGACGTCCGGCCCCGGCTCCTCGCCGACCTGCGCGTCCCCGCCGTCATCCTGGGCGGCCACGGGGCCCCGTTGCCGCTGACCAGCGTCTGGGTCGACGACCACGCGGCGATGACCCGCATCCTGGAATATCTCGCCGGGCTCGGCCACCGGTTCATCGGTCACGTCAGCGGCATACCGTCCTACCAGCACACGCGCCGCCGCCTGCGGGCCATCGGCGACGCCCGCGAGAGCCTCGGCATCGACATCGCCAGCGTGGCCACCGACTACTCCGACACCCAGGGCGCCTCGGCCACCCGCCGCCTCCTGGAGGCGAGCCCCCGGTGCACGGCGATCATCTACGACAGCGACGTCATGGCCGGCGCGGGGCTCGGCGTGGCCACCGAGATGGGCGTGCCGGTGCCCGGCGAGGTGTCCATCGTGTCGTTCGACGACTCGATCCTCACCCATCTGCCGCATCCGCCGATCACCGCCCTGACCCGCGACACGTACGCGCTGGGCACGCTGACGGCGACCGAGCTGCTCCACACGATGGCCGAGCGCCCGGAGCCCCGCGCGGTCCAGGCCCCGACGCCGGAGCTCGTCGTCCGCGGCAGCACCGCCCCGCCACCAGGCGCGTGA
- a CDS encoding SDR family NAD(P)-dependent oxidoreductase, which produces MTSSRTALITGGVSGLGKAAALRLEKEGVRVITADIADGADLVLDVTDAAAVQAAADEVGPVDILVNSAGIVGPNAPLWEIPLDGWRRTFEVNAYGTFHTCRAFVPGMRERGWGRVINIASMSGKDGNPNMAPYSASKAAVIALTKSLGKELATSGVLANVIAPAVIATPMNATTGPEALAHITSLIPMGRIGRPEEVAELIAWLASDKVSFSTGAVYDISGGRATY; this is translated from the coding sequence ATGACCTCCTCCCGCACCGCCCTCATCACCGGAGGCGTCAGCGGCCTGGGCAAGGCCGCCGCCCTCCGTCTGGAGAAGGAAGGCGTCAGGGTCATCACCGCCGACATCGCCGACGGCGCCGACCTCGTCCTCGACGTCACCGACGCCGCCGCCGTGCAGGCCGCCGCCGACGAGGTGGGGCCGGTCGACATCCTGGTCAACTCCGCCGGGATCGTCGGCCCCAACGCGCCCCTGTGGGAGATCCCGCTGGACGGCTGGCGGCGCACCTTCGAGGTGAACGCGTACGGCACCTTCCACACCTGCCGCGCCTTCGTCCCGGGCATGCGCGAGCGCGGCTGGGGACGCGTCATCAACATCGCCAGCATGTCCGGCAAGGACGGCAACCCGAACATGGCCCCGTACTCGGCCTCCAAGGCCGCCGTCATCGCGCTGACCAAGTCCCTCGGCAAGGAGCTGGCCACCAGCGGCGTGCTGGCCAACGTCATCGCGCCGGCCGTCATCGCCACCCCGATGAACGCCACCACCGGCCCCGAGGCCCTGGCCCACATCACCAGCCTCATCCCGATGGGCCGCATCGGCCGGCCCGAGGAGGTCGCCGAGCTGATCGCCTGGCTGGCCTCCGACAAGGTCAGCTTCTCCACCGGCGCCGTCTACGACATCAGCGGCGGCCGCGCCACCTACTGA
- a CDS encoding LysR family transcriptional regulator: MELQQMRYVVAVAETANFTRAAERCRVVQSALSHQIARLERELGARLFDRTSRRVTLTPAGEAFLPAARQALDAAERARAEVAAASGELRGRLAIGAIPTVTAVDLPSALKTFHVRHPQVRITLRVGASDELAEQVRQGALDIAFLGLPPSVRPKGVRGLALARGELVAVVAPGHPLAGPPGDPLAGPPGDPLADTPGDPLVGPPVDAQADPTADAGGVDLRRLSDEVFVDFPAGTAARAQSDEAFAAAGVTREVAFEITNADLMARLVRLGLGIALMPAAFAPELPGVRVVELRDPPTRVEHLIWSRLRPSPAAAAFLDVLDIRRNQGAVGDSAS, translated from the coding sequence GTGGAGCTGCAACAGATGCGCTATGTGGTCGCGGTGGCGGAGACGGCGAACTTCACCCGTGCCGCCGAGCGCTGCCGGGTCGTCCAGTCCGCGCTGAGCCACCAGATCGCCCGGCTCGAACGGGAGCTGGGCGCCCGGCTCTTCGACCGCACCAGCCGCCGGGTCACGCTGACCCCCGCGGGCGAGGCGTTCCTGCCCGCCGCCCGGCAGGCTCTCGACGCCGCCGAGCGGGCTCGCGCCGAGGTGGCGGCGGCCTCCGGGGAGCTTCGCGGCCGGCTCGCCATCGGCGCCATCCCCACCGTCACCGCGGTCGACCTGCCGAGCGCGCTGAAGACCTTTCACGTGCGCCATCCGCAGGTGCGGATCACGCTGCGGGTGGGGGCGAGCGACGAGCTGGCCGAGCAGGTCCGGCAGGGCGCCCTCGACATCGCCTTCCTCGGGCTGCCGCCGAGCGTGCGGCCGAAGGGCGTACGGGGGCTCGCCCTGGCGCGGGGCGAGCTGGTCGCGGTGGTGGCACCCGGCCACCCCCTGGCCGGCCCGCCCGGTGACCCGCTGGCCGGCCCGCCCGGTGACCCGCTGGCCGACACGCCCGGTGACCCGCTGGTCGGCCCGCCTGTCGACGCTCAGGCGGACCCGACGGCCGACGCCGGCGGCGTGGACCTGCGTCGGCTGTCGGACGAGGTGTTCGTCGACTTTCCCGCCGGCACGGCCGCGCGCGCCCAGTCGGACGAGGCGTTCGCCGCCGCCGGCGTCACCCGTGAGGTCGCCTTCGAGATCACGAACGCCGACCTCATGGCGCGGCTGGTCCGGCTGGGCCTGGGCATCGCCCTGATGCCCGCCGCCTTCGCGCCCGAACTCCCCGGCGTGCGCGTCGTCGAGCTCCGCGACCCGCCTACCCGGGTGGAGCACCTGATCTGGAGCCGCCTGCGCCCGTCACCGGCCGCCGCCGCGTTCCTCGATGTCCTGGACATCCGCCGGAATCAGGGGGCGGTCGGCGATTCGGCCTCGTAG